From the Bos indicus x Bos taurus breed Angus x Brahman F1 hybrid chromosome 27, Bos_hybrid_MaternalHap_v2.0, whole genome shotgun sequence genome, one window contains:
- the FAM149A gene encoding protein FAM149A isoform X3, with translation MKVAVLDLGSLFAKIFKTSTAPPAAPSPVSSSSPSRGAAAAGAAGSRPGTSLSAARTLTVLPALAPDSPSSSRGPSVLLQPTPAALHPLLAAPHVRVSVAGRPAEAVETPASLPSSPGAAKVRSSPLPLPLALPPAPSSGGRSSAGSPAHLVVVARQPPGPGAVWAAYPSIGGSVGSSISSSVTASPRNPRPPCPGEKEPSARVPPGPGPKTLFFTLPDIGEEWASDSDSEDGRLGRGLSEGSGKQSFTVKSKDPLPTHFTKNVQKAIAKYSRESVSSFSSSRSPTPTEAPNSWSGSGTQSSTTGLSTERSSIYSWRDDEFDKASAQKVQQLFWEVEEMLFEGKVSPQTQNLQAECREWAGRSLHLRVLGRQLIPPADEGVEHFQSSRPASAIQRPFLDDCGHSSNIRELCISGSQIVPAVLPAPSLPGPDGTRVVDLMAHSSLEEEIFDVDGKIEEYFAFDRKQDGEDCLEQKPARRRRTWRKHGLPPVSPHDCIRDAVAAEVFDHVWMNVVEVLEKLTRKHWELTEGKKQKEKLKVAENKSPPTVISRINADVSSVPPSRSSETRSVSLASHLNPQQIHRFSNNFYSDLNGVMTIQAKPLQQRPTCFADRTQSEQEDKPLGVGSAVLSSAQNRLARITDARGPQTSAKKTLAHRRLPSLTSDSQRLKIPSVYSDEVLRGTKLLTVST, from the exons ATGAAGGTCGCGGTGTTGGACCTTGGGTCTCTCTTTGCCAAAATCTTCAAGACCTCGACGGCGCCCCCTGCGGCCCCCTCGCCGGtgtcctcctccagcccctcgcGAGGCGCTGCTGCCGCGGGGGCCGCGGGTTCCCGCCCGGGCACCTCGCTCAGCGCGGCCCGGACTTTGACCGTCCTCCCGGCCCTGGCCCCCGACTCCCCGTCTAGCTCTCGGGGGCCCTCGGTCCTGCTGCAGCCGACGCCCGCCGCGCTCCATCCCCTGCTCGCCGCCCCCCACGTCCGAGTCTCCGTCGCCGGCCGCCCGGCAGAGGCTGTGGAGACTCCCGCTTCGCTGCCCAGTAGCCCTGGAGCAGCCAAAGTCCGGTCCtcgcccctgcccctgcccttggCTCTGCCGCCCGCCCCCTCCAGCGGCGGCCGCAGCTCGGCGGGCTCCCCCGCCCACCTGGTGGTCGTGGCGCGGCAGCCCCCGGGCCCGGGCGCGGTCTGGGCGGCGTATCCGTCCATCGGGGGCTCGGTgggcagcagcatcagcagcagtgtGACCGCGAGCCCGCGGAACCCTCGCCCCCCCTGCCCTGGGGAGAAAGAACCCAGCGCTCGGGTGCCCCCCGGGCCTGGCCCCAAGACCCTGTTCTTCACTTTGCCGGACATCGGCGAGGAGTGGGCCTCGGACAGCGACTCGGAGGACGGCCGGCTAGG aagagGACTGTCAGAAGGATCTGGAAAGCAGAGTTTCACTGTGAAAAGCAAAGATCCTTTACCTACCCATTTTACAAAAAATGTACAGAAAGCCATTGCTAAATACAGTCG gGAATCTGTGTCATCATTTTCATCAAGTAGGAGCCCCACGCCTACAGAAGCCCCCAACTCCTGGTCTGGGTCTGGGACACAGAGTTCAACAACTGGTTTATCTACAGAGAGGAGCTCCATTTACTCCTGGAGAGATGAT GAGTTTGACAAAGCCAGTGCACAGAAAGTACAGCAGTTATTCTGGGAGGTCGAGGAAATGTTGTTTGAAGGGAAAGTAAGCCCTCAGACCCAGAATCTCCAGGCTGAGTGCCGTGAATGGGCGGGCCGGTCCCTGCATCTGAG AGTATTAGGAAGACAGCTCATCCCGCCTGCTGATGAAGGAGTTGAGCATTTCCAGAGCAGCCGGCCTGCTTCTGCCATCCAAAGACCCTTCCTTGATGACTGTGGACACAGCAGCAATATAAGAGA GCTGTGCATCTCTGGCTCTCAGATAGTCCCAGCCGttctcccagccccctccctgccgGGTCCTGATGGCACCAGGGTTGTGGACCTCATGGCACATTCATCTCTGGAAGAAGAGATTTTTGATGTGGATGGAAAGATTGAAGAGTATTTTGcttttgacagaaaacaaga TGGTGAGGACTGTCTTGAACAAAAACCAGCTCGTCGTCGCAGGACATGGCGTAAGCACGGACTTCCTCCCGTGTCGCCACACGACTGTATCAGAGATGCGGTGGCTGCGGAAGTGTTTGATCACGTCTGGATGAATGTGGTGGAGGTGTTGGAAAAGCTGACCAGAAAACACTGGGAACTTACAG aaggaaaaaaacagaaagaaaaattgaaagtagCTGAGAATAAATCTCCACCCACAGTCATTTCCCGCATTAACGCTGATGTGTCCAGTGTTCCGCCATCCAGAAGCTCTGAAACTCGAAGTGTATCCCTGGCTTCTCATCTTAACCCACAGCAG ATACATCGCTTCTCCAACAATTTTTATAGTGACTTGAATGGTGTGATGACAATTCAAGCAAAACCACTTCAGCAGAGACCTACCTGTTTTGCAGATAGAACACA GAGTGAGCAGGAGGACAAACCATTGGGTGTAGGATCCGCTGTTCTTTCCTCAGCCCAGAACCGTCTGGCCCGGATCACGGATGCTCGTGGACCACAGACGTCCGCAAAGAAAACACTCGCGCACAGGAGGCTGCCTTCTCTTACCTCGGACTCCCAGAGGCTGAAAATCCCCAGTGTGTACAGTGATGAAGTTCTTAGGGGGACAAAACT
- the FAM149A gene encoding protein FAM149A isoform X2 — MKVAVLDLGSLFAKIFKTSTAPPAAPSPVSSSSPSRGAAAAGAAGSRPGTSLSAARTLTVLPALAPDSPSSSRGPSVLLQPTPAALHPLLAAPHVRVSVAGRPAEAVETPASLPSSPGAAKVRSSPLPLPLALPPAPSSGGRSSAGSPAHLVVVARQPPGPGAVWAAYPSIGGSVGSSISSSVTASPRNPRPPCPGEKEPSARVPPGPGPKTLFFTLPDIGEEWASDSDSEDGRLGRGLSEGSGKQSFTVKSKDPLPTHFTKNVQKAIAKYSRESVSSFSSSRSPTPTEAPNSWSGSGTQSSTTGLSTERSSIYSWRDDEFDKASAQKVQQLFWEVEEMLFEGKVSPQTQNLQAECREWAGRSLHLRVLGRQLIPPADEGVEHFQSSRPASAIQRPFLDDCGHSSNIRELCISGSQIVPAVLPAPSLPGPDGTRVVDLMAHSSLEEEIFDVDGKIEEYFAFDRKQDGEDCLEQKPARRRRTWRKHGLPPVSPHDCIRDAVAAEVFDHVWMNVVEVLEKLTRKHWELTEGKKQKEKLKVAENKSPPTVISRINADVSSVPPSRSSETRSVSLASHLNPQQIHRFSNNFYSDLNGVMTIQAKPLQQRPTCFADRTQSEQEDKPLGVGSAVLSSAQNRLARITDARGPQTSAKKTLAHRRLPSLTSDSQRLKIPSVYSDEVLRGTKLQTGVDRMGSPPTQTPRSRLPPIGSETGEHHVAGPGSRPVSAHSIHLNLSRGQH, encoded by the exons ATGAAGGTCGCGGTGTTGGACCTTGGGTCTCTCTTTGCCAAAATCTTCAAGACCTCGACGGCGCCCCCTGCGGCCCCCTCGCCGGtgtcctcctccagcccctcgcGAGGCGCTGCTGCCGCGGGGGCCGCGGGTTCCCGCCCGGGCACCTCGCTCAGCGCGGCCCGGACTTTGACCGTCCTCCCGGCCCTGGCCCCCGACTCCCCGTCTAGCTCTCGGGGGCCCTCGGTCCTGCTGCAGCCGACGCCCGCCGCGCTCCATCCCCTGCTCGCCGCCCCCCACGTCCGAGTCTCCGTCGCCGGCCGCCCGGCAGAGGCTGTGGAGACTCCCGCTTCGCTGCCCAGTAGCCCTGGAGCAGCCAAAGTCCGGTCCtcgcccctgcccctgcccttggCTCTGCCGCCCGCCCCCTCCAGCGGCGGCCGCAGCTCGGCGGGCTCCCCCGCCCACCTGGTGGTCGTGGCGCGGCAGCCCCCGGGCCCGGGCGCGGTCTGGGCGGCGTATCCGTCCATCGGGGGCTCGGTgggcagcagcatcagcagcagtgtGACCGCGAGCCCGCGGAACCCTCGCCCCCCCTGCCCTGGGGAGAAAGAACCCAGCGCTCGGGTGCCCCCCGGGCCTGGCCCCAAGACCCTGTTCTTCACTTTGCCGGACATCGGCGAGGAGTGGGCCTCGGACAGCGACTCGGAGGACGGCCGGCTAGG aagagGACTGTCAGAAGGATCTGGAAAGCAGAGTTTCACTGTGAAAAGCAAAGATCCTTTACCTACCCATTTTACAAAAAATGTACAGAAAGCCATTGCTAAATACAGTCG gGAATCTGTGTCATCATTTTCATCAAGTAGGAGCCCCACGCCTACAGAAGCCCCCAACTCCTGGTCTGGGTCTGGGACACAGAGTTCAACAACTGGTTTATCTACAGAGAGGAGCTCCATTTACTCCTGGAGAGATGAT GAGTTTGACAAAGCCAGTGCACAGAAAGTACAGCAGTTATTCTGGGAGGTCGAGGAAATGTTGTTTGAAGGGAAAGTAAGCCCTCAGACCCAGAATCTCCAGGCTGAGTGCCGTGAATGGGCGGGCCGGTCCCTGCATCTGAG AGTATTAGGAAGACAGCTCATCCCGCCTGCTGATGAAGGAGTTGAGCATTTCCAGAGCAGCCGGCCTGCTTCTGCCATCCAAAGACCCTTCCTTGATGACTGTGGACACAGCAGCAATATAAGAGA GCTGTGCATCTCTGGCTCTCAGATAGTCCCAGCCGttctcccagccccctccctgccgGGTCCTGATGGCACCAGGGTTGTGGACCTCATGGCACATTCATCTCTGGAAGAAGAGATTTTTGATGTGGATGGAAAGATTGAAGAGTATTTTGcttttgacagaaaacaaga TGGTGAGGACTGTCTTGAACAAAAACCAGCTCGTCGTCGCAGGACATGGCGTAAGCACGGACTTCCTCCCGTGTCGCCACACGACTGTATCAGAGATGCGGTGGCTGCGGAAGTGTTTGATCACGTCTGGATGAATGTGGTGGAGGTGTTGGAAAAGCTGACCAGAAAACACTGGGAACTTACAG aaggaaaaaaacagaaagaaaaattgaaagtagCTGAGAATAAATCTCCACCCACAGTCATTTCCCGCATTAACGCTGATGTGTCCAGTGTTCCGCCATCCAGAAGCTCTGAAACTCGAAGTGTATCCCTGGCTTCTCATCTTAACCCACAGCAG ATACATCGCTTCTCCAACAATTTTTATAGTGACTTGAATGGTGTGATGACAATTCAAGCAAAACCACTTCAGCAGAGACCTACCTGTTTTGCAGATAGAACACA GAGTGAGCAGGAGGACAAACCATTGGGTGTAGGATCCGCTGTTCTTTCCTCAGCCCAGAACCGTCTGGCCCGGATCACGGATGCTCGTGGACCACAGACGTCCGCAAAGAAAACACTCGCGCACAGGAGGCTGCCTTCTCTTACCTCGGACTCCCAGAGGCTGAAAATCCCCAGTGTGTACAGTGATGAAGTTCTTAGGGGGACAAAACT GCAAACTGGTGTGGACCGTATGGGCTCCCCACCGACTCAAACCCCACGGAGCCGGCTGCCCCCAATAGGCTCCGAGACTGGAGAGCACCACGTGGCAGGTCCCGGATCGCGCCCTGTTTCC
- the FAM149A gene encoding protein FAM149A isoform X1 has protein sequence MKVAVLDLGSLFAKIFKTSTAPPAAPSPVSSSSPSRGAAAAGAAGSRPGTSLSAARTLTVLPALAPDSPSSSRGPSVLLQPTPAALHPLLAAPHVRVSVAGRPAEAVETPASLPSSPGAAKVRSSPLPLPLALPPAPSSGGRSSAGSPAHLVVVARQPPGPGAVWAAYPSIGGSVGSSISSSVTASPRNPRPPCPGEKEPSARVPPGPGPKTLFFTLPDIGEEWASDSDSEDGRLGRGLSEGSGKQSFTVKSKDPLPTHFTKNVQKAIAKYSRESVSSFSSSRSPTPTEAPNSWSGSGTQSSTTGLSTERSSIYSWRDDEFDKASAQKVQQLFWEVEEMLFEGKVSPQTQNLQAECREWAGRSLHLRVLGRQLIPPADEGVEHFQSSRPASAIQRPFLDDCGHSSNIRELCISGSQIVPAVLPAPSLPGPDGTRVVDLMAHSSLEEEIFDVDGKIEEYFAFDRKQDGEDCLEQKPARRRRTWRKHGLPPVSPHDCIRDAVAAEVFDHVWMNVVEVLEKLTRKHWELTEGKKQKEKLKVAENKSPPTVISRINADVSSVPPSRSSETRSVSLASHLNPQQIHRFSNNFYSDLNGVMTIQAKPLQQRPTCFADRTQSEQEDKPLGVGSAVLSSAQNRLARITDARGPQTSAKKTLAHRRLPSLTSDSQRLKIPSVYSDEVLRGTKLQTGVDRMGSPPTQTPRSRLPPIGSETGEHHVAGPGSRPVSLRGRHLQNHGLSALPDSVERSPLRERSLTMEQFSRPSTTHTFRSDTPRKGSLTLMEFAGHMWTGQGFLTGSQYPPKSFQRTTLTLRKRFQVAS, from the exons ATGAAGGTCGCGGTGTTGGACCTTGGGTCTCTCTTTGCCAAAATCTTCAAGACCTCGACGGCGCCCCCTGCGGCCCCCTCGCCGGtgtcctcctccagcccctcgcGAGGCGCTGCTGCCGCGGGGGCCGCGGGTTCCCGCCCGGGCACCTCGCTCAGCGCGGCCCGGACTTTGACCGTCCTCCCGGCCCTGGCCCCCGACTCCCCGTCTAGCTCTCGGGGGCCCTCGGTCCTGCTGCAGCCGACGCCCGCCGCGCTCCATCCCCTGCTCGCCGCCCCCCACGTCCGAGTCTCCGTCGCCGGCCGCCCGGCAGAGGCTGTGGAGACTCCCGCTTCGCTGCCCAGTAGCCCTGGAGCAGCCAAAGTCCGGTCCtcgcccctgcccctgcccttggCTCTGCCGCCCGCCCCCTCCAGCGGCGGCCGCAGCTCGGCGGGCTCCCCCGCCCACCTGGTGGTCGTGGCGCGGCAGCCCCCGGGCCCGGGCGCGGTCTGGGCGGCGTATCCGTCCATCGGGGGCTCGGTgggcagcagcatcagcagcagtgtGACCGCGAGCCCGCGGAACCCTCGCCCCCCCTGCCCTGGGGAGAAAGAACCCAGCGCTCGGGTGCCCCCCGGGCCTGGCCCCAAGACCCTGTTCTTCACTTTGCCGGACATCGGCGAGGAGTGGGCCTCGGACAGCGACTCGGAGGACGGCCGGCTAGG aagagGACTGTCAGAAGGATCTGGAAAGCAGAGTTTCACTGTGAAAAGCAAAGATCCTTTACCTACCCATTTTACAAAAAATGTACAGAAAGCCATTGCTAAATACAGTCG gGAATCTGTGTCATCATTTTCATCAAGTAGGAGCCCCACGCCTACAGAAGCCCCCAACTCCTGGTCTGGGTCTGGGACACAGAGTTCAACAACTGGTTTATCTACAGAGAGGAGCTCCATTTACTCCTGGAGAGATGAT GAGTTTGACAAAGCCAGTGCACAGAAAGTACAGCAGTTATTCTGGGAGGTCGAGGAAATGTTGTTTGAAGGGAAAGTAAGCCCTCAGACCCAGAATCTCCAGGCTGAGTGCCGTGAATGGGCGGGCCGGTCCCTGCATCTGAG AGTATTAGGAAGACAGCTCATCCCGCCTGCTGATGAAGGAGTTGAGCATTTCCAGAGCAGCCGGCCTGCTTCTGCCATCCAAAGACCCTTCCTTGATGACTGTGGACACAGCAGCAATATAAGAGA GCTGTGCATCTCTGGCTCTCAGATAGTCCCAGCCGttctcccagccccctccctgccgGGTCCTGATGGCACCAGGGTTGTGGACCTCATGGCACATTCATCTCTGGAAGAAGAGATTTTTGATGTGGATGGAAAGATTGAAGAGTATTTTGcttttgacagaaaacaaga TGGTGAGGACTGTCTTGAACAAAAACCAGCTCGTCGTCGCAGGACATGGCGTAAGCACGGACTTCCTCCCGTGTCGCCACACGACTGTATCAGAGATGCGGTGGCTGCGGAAGTGTTTGATCACGTCTGGATGAATGTGGTGGAGGTGTTGGAAAAGCTGACCAGAAAACACTGGGAACTTACAG aaggaaaaaaacagaaagaaaaattgaaagtagCTGAGAATAAATCTCCACCCACAGTCATTTCCCGCATTAACGCTGATGTGTCCAGTGTTCCGCCATCCAGAAGCTCTGAAACTCGAAGTGTATCCCTGGCTTCTCATCTTAACCCACAGCAG ATACATCGCTTCTCCAACAATTTTTATAGTGACTTGAATGGTGTGATGACAATTCAAGCAAAACCACTTCAGCAGAGACCTACCTGTTTTGCAGATAGAACACA GAGTGAGCAGGAGGACAAACCATTGGGTGTAGGATCCGCTGTTCTTTCCTCAGCCCAGAACCGTCTGGCCCGGATCACGGATGCTCGTGGACCACAGACGTCCGCAAAGAAAACACTCGCGCACAGGAGGCTGCCTTCTCTTACCTCGGACTCCCAGAGGCTGAAAATCCCCAGTGTGTACAGTGATGAAGTTCTTAGGGGGACAAAACT GCAAACTGGTGTGGACCGTATGGGCTCCCCACCGACTCAAACCCCACGGAGCCGGCTGCCCCCAATAGGCTCCGAGACTGGAGAGCACCACGTGGCAGGTCCCGGATCGCGCCCTGTTTCC CTCAGAGGAAGACATCTACAAAATCATGGGTTGAGTGCATTACCTGATAGTGTAGAACGGTCACCTCTTCGAGAAAGATCTCTAACCATGGAACAGTTTTCAAGGCCCAGCACTACCCATACATTTCGG TCAGATACACCTCGAAAAGGTTCATTAACACTGATGGAATTTGCTGGGCACATGTGGACAGGTCAAGGTTTTTTAACAG
- the FAM149A gene encoding protein FAM149A isoform X4 has translation MVIGRGLSEGSGKQSFTVKSKDPLPTHFTKNVQKAIAKYSRESVSSFSSSRSPTPTEAPNSWSGSGTQSSTTGLSTERSSIYSWRDDEFDKASAQKVQQLFWEVEEMLFEGKVSPQTQNLQAECREWAGRSLHLRVLGRQLIPPADEGVEHFQSSRPASAIQRPFLDDCGHSSNIRELCISGSQIVPAVLPAPSLPGPDGTRVVDLMAHSSLEEEIFDVDGKIEEYFAFDRKQDGEDCLEQKPARRRRTWRKHGLPPVSPHDCIRDAVAAEVFDHVWMNVVEVLEKLTRKHWELTEGKKQKEKLKVAENKSPPTVISRINADVSSVPPSRSSETRSVSLASHLNPQQIHRFSNNFYSDLNGVMTIQAKPLQQRPTCFADRTQSEQEDKPLGVGSAVLSSAQNRLARITDARGPQTSAKKTLAHRRLPSLTSDSQRLKIPSVYSDEVLRGTKLQTGVDRMGSPPTQTPRSRLPPIGSETGEHHVAGPGSRPVSLRGRHLQNHGLSALPDSVERSPLRERSLTMEQFSRPSTTHTFRSDTPRKGSLTLMEFAGHMWTGQGFLTGSQYPPKSFQRTTLTLRKRFQVAS, from the exons ATGGTGATTGG aagagGACTGTCAGAAGGATCTGGAAAGCAGAGTTTCACTGTGAAAAGCAAAGATCCTTTACCTACCCATTTTACAAAAAATGTACAGAAAGCCATTGCTAAATACAGTCG gGAATCTGTGTCATCATTTTCATCAAGTAGGAGCCCCACGCCTACAGAAGCCCCCAACTCCTGGTCTGGGTCTGGGACACAGAGTTCAACAACTGGTTTATCTACAGAGAGGAGCTCCATTTACTCCTGGAGAGATGAT GAGTTTGACAAAGCCAGTGCACAGAAAGTACAGCAGTTATTCTGGGAGGTCGAGGAAATGTTGTTTGAAGGGAAAGTAAGCCCTCAGACCCAGAATCTCCAGGCTGAGTGCCGTGAATGGGCGGGCCGGTCCCTGCATCTGAG AGTATTAGGAAGACAGCTCATCCCGCCTGCTGATGAAGGAGTTGAGCATTTCCAGAGCAGCCGGCCTGCTTCTGCCATCCAAAGACCCTTCCTTGATGACTGTGGACACAGCAGCAATATAAGAGA GCTGTGCATCTCTGGCTCTCAGATAGTCCCAGCCGttctcccagccccctccctgccgGGTCCTGATGGCACCAGGGTTGTGGACCTCATGGCACATTCATCTCTGGAAGAAGAGATTTTTGATGTGGATGGAAAGATTGAAGAGTATTTTGcttttgacagaaaacaaga TGGTGAGGACTGTCTTGAACAAAAACCAGCTCGTCGTCGCAGGACATGGCGTAAGCACGGACTTCCTCCCGTGTCGCCACACGACTGTATCAGAGATGCGGTGGCTGCGGAAGTGTTTGATCACGTCTGGATGAATGTGGTGGAGGTGTTGGAAAAGCTGACCAGAAAACACTGGGAACTTACAG aaggaaaaaaacagaaagaaaaattgaaagtagCTGAGAATAAATCTCCACCCACAGTCATTTCCCGCATTAACGCTGATGTGTCCAGTGTTCCGCCATCCAGAAGCTCTGAAACTCGAAGTGTATCCCTGGCTTCTCATCTTAACCCACAGCAG ATACATCGCTTCTCCAACAATTTTTATAGTGACTTGAATGGTGTGATGACAATTCAAGCAAAACCACTTCAGCAGAGACCTACCTGTTTTGCAGATAGAACACA GAGTGAGCAGGAGGACAAACCATTGGGTGTAGGATCCGCTGTTCTTTCCTCAGCCCAGAACCGTCTGGCCCGGATCACGGATGCTCGTGGACCACAGACGTCCGCAAAGAAAACACTCGCGCACAGGAGGCTGCCTTCTCTTACCTCGGACTCCCAGAGGCTGAAAATCCCCAGTGTGTACAGTGATGAAGTTCTTAGGGGGACAAAACT GCAAACTGGTGTGGACCGTATGGGCTCCCCACCGACTCAAACCCCACGGAGCCGGCTGCCCCCAATAGGCTCCGAGACTGGAGAGCACCACGTGGCAGGTCCCGGATCGCGCCCTGTTTCC CTCAGAGGAAGACATCTACAAAATCATGGGTTGAGTGCATTACCTGATAGTGTAGAACGGTCACCTCTTCGAGAAAGATCTCTAACCATGGAACAGTTTTCAAGGCCCAGCACTACCCATACATTTCGG TCAGATACACCTCGAAAAGGTTCATTAACACTGATGGAATTTGCTGGGCACATGTGGACAGGTCAAGGTTTTTTAACAG